The following proteins come from a genomic window of Myroides odoratus DSM 2801:
- a CDS encoding M48 family metallopeptidase yields MKKVLFTLAVAFLGMASAQAQLGKLSGKKIDALTTAVSAFTVSDEEIQQSAREAVKWMDENNQVCDLNSKQKDMREYAERLDRIFKPYKNYDGLDLNYKVYYVTDINAFACADGSVRVFSSLMDIMTDDELLAIIGHEIGHVKLGHTKKAYEQILLAEAATKYVGSTKGTAADIMNSNLGGMAEQFMGASFSRKQESDSDDYSYKFLVAHKKDPQALADGFQKFADMEKEYGTDKSIVSKMSSSHPDSEKRVKRVEEKIKKDAKK; encoded by the coding sequence ATGAAAAAGGTTTTATTTACTCTAGCTGTGGCATTTTTAGGAATGGCATCAGCACAAGCTCAATTAGGGAAATTGAGTGGAAAAAAAATTGATGCACTGACAACAGCAGTTTCTGCTTTTACAGTGTCTGATGAAGAAATTCAACAATCTGCTAGAGAAGCAGTGAAATGGATGGATGAAAACAATCAGGTTTGTGATTTAAATTCGAAACAAAAAGACATGCGTGAGTACGCAGAGCGTTTGGATCGTATCTTTAAACCATATAAAAATTACGATGGTTTAGATTTAAACTACAAAGTGTACTACGTAACCGATATCAATGCGTTTGCTTGTGCAGATGGGAGTGTTCGCGTATTTTCATCTTTAATGGATATTATGACAGATGATGAATTGTTAGCGATTATTGGTCATGAGATTGGACATGTGAAATTAGGGCATACGAAAAAAGCGTACGAACAAATTTTACTCGCAGAAGCAGCAACTAAATACGTAGGTTCTACAAAAGGAACAGCTGCAGATATCATGAATTCTAATTTAGGAGGAATGGCAGAACAATTTATGGGTGCTAGTTTCTCTAGAAAACAAGAATCAGATTCTGATGACTATTCGTACAAATTCTTAGTAGCACATAAAAAAGATCCACAAGCGTTAGCAGATGGATTCCAAAAATTTGCTGATATGGAGAAAGAATACGGAACAGATAAATCAATTGTATCTAAAATGTCTTCTAGCCATCCAGATAGTGAAAAACGTGTAAAACGCGTAGAAGAAAAAATTAAAAAAGACGCAAAAAAATAG
- a CDS encoding aminotransferase class V-fold PLP-dependent enzyme, which translates to MLDIKAVRDDFPILKQQVNGKPLVYFDNAATAQKPKVVEEAIKTYYETINANIHRGVHTLSQLATDAYEESRKKVQHHIHAKEDHEIIFTPGTTFGINLVASGFGALLKAGDEILISALEHHSNIVPWQFACERSGATLKVIPMNQKGELIMEAYDALLSANTKVVAVSHISNALGTINPIKEMIAKAHAVGAAVLIDGAQATPHIKPDVQDLDCDFYVFSGHKICGPTGTGVLYGKEAWLNKLPPYQGGGEMIKTVTFEKTTYACLPHKFEAGTPNIAGGIVLGYALDYLNQLGFDNIQAYEHELLTYGTQRLLEIEGLHIVGTAENKTSVISFNIEGLHPYDVGVIVDKLGVAVRTGHHCTQPIMDFFGIPGTIRASFSFYNTKEEIDILVEAVRKAQQMLS; encoded by the coding sequence ATGTTAGATATAAAAGCAGTTAGAGATGATTTTCCAATCCTGAAACAACAGGTAAACGGGAAACCTTTAGTATATTTTGATAATGCTGCTACAGCTCAAAAACCAAAAGTGGTAGAAGAAGCGATCAAAACGTATTACGAAACTATTAATGCAAATATCCACCGTGGAGTACATACGTTAAGTCAATTGGCTACGGATGCGTATGAAGAATCGAGAAAAAAAGTACAACATCATATCCATGCAAAAGAAGATCATGAGATCATCTTTACGCCAGGAACAACCTTTGGAATTAATTTAGTTGCTAGTGGTTTTGGTGCATTATTAAAAGCGGGAGATGAAATATTGATTTCGGCTTTAGAACACCATTCGAATATTGTGCCTTGGCAATTTGCATGTGAACGCTCTGGTGCGACGTTAAAAGTCATTCCAATGAACCAAAAAGGGGAGTTGATTATGGAGGCTTATGATGCGTTATTATCAGCGAATACCAAAGTGGTTGCTGTATCTCATATCTCAAATGCTTTAGGAACGATTAATCCCATCAAGGAGATGATTGCTAAAGCACATGCTGTGGGAGCTGCTGTTTTAATTGATGGAGCACAAGCAACACCGCATATTAAACCAGATGTACAGGATTTAGATTGTGATTTCTACGTGTTCTCCGGGCATAAAATATGTGGGCCAACTGGAACAGGAGTGCTATACGGAAAAGAAGCCTGGTTGAATAAATTACCTCCATACCAAGGAGGAGGGGAGATGATCAAAACCGTGACATTCGAAAAAACAACCTATGCGTGTTTGCCTCATAAATTTGAAGCAGGAACTCCAAATATTGCTGGAGGAATTGTTTTAGGATATGCATTGGATTATTTGAATCAACTGGGATTTGATAACATACAAGCGTATGAGCATGAGCTTTTAACGTATGGAACACAGCGTTTGTTAGAAATTGAAGGATTACACATTGTAGGAACAGCCGAAAATAAAACATCAGTGATTTCATTTAATATTGAAGGATTGCATCCGTATGATGTGGGGGTAATTGTGGATAAGCTTGGTGTTGCAGTTCGTACGGGACATCACTGTACACAGCCTATCATGGATTTCTTCGGTATTCCAGGAACGATTAGAGCATCATTTAGCTTTTACAATACAAAAGAAGAAATTGACATTTTAGTGGAAGCGGTGCGCAAAGCACAACAAATGCTTTCCTAA
- a CDS encoding SufE family protein → MTIREAQEEIMDEFSMFEDWMQRYEYIIELGKSLPIIDAKYQVEENLIKGCQSQVWLHAENRNGNVVFTANSDAILTKGIIAILIRVFSNQKPVDIVEADLSFIDEIGLKEHLSPTRANGLVSMIKQIRMYALAFQAQ, encoded by the coding sequence ATGACTATAAGAGAAGCACAAGAAGAAATAATGGACGAATTCTCCATGTTTGAGGATTGGATGCAACGCTATGAGTACATCATCGAATTGGGAAAATCACTTCCTATAATTGATGCCAAGTATCAAGTAGAGGAAAATTTAATCAAAGGTTGCCAATCTCAAGTGTGGTTACACGCTGAAAACAGAAACGGAAACGTTGTGTTTACTGCGAATAGCGATGCTATTTTAACCAAGGGAATTATCGCCATTTTAATTCGTGTTTTTTCCAATCAAAAACCAGTGGATATCGTAGAAGCAGATTTGTCTTTTATCGATGAAATTGGTTTGAAAGAACATTTATCGCCAACACGTGCCAACGGATTAGTCTCGATGATTAAGCAAATCCGCATGTATGCTTTGGCTTTTCAAGCCCAATAA
- a CDS encoding iron-sulfur cluster assembly protein, producing MEEIDVQQLGENIVRILKTIYDPEIPVDIYELGLIYDVFVNETHDVKILMTLTSPNCPVAETLPMEVEEKVKSIDNVNNVEIELTFEPAWSKDLMSEEAQLELGLL from the coding sequence ATGGAAGAAATAGACGTACAACAATTAGGAGAAAATATCGTAAGAATATTAAAAACAATTTACGATCCAGAAATTCCAGTAGATATTTACGAATTAGGGTTGATTTATGACGTATTTGTCAATGAAACCCATGACGTTAAAATCTTGATGACTTTAACATCACCGAACTGTCCAGTAGCAGAAACGTTGCCAATGGAAGTAGAGGAGAAGGTTAAGTCTATAGATAATGTGAACAATGTTGAGATTGAGTTGACTTTTGAGCCAGCTTGGTCTAAAGACTTGATGAGTGAAGAAGCACAATTAGAGTTGGGATTATTGTAA
- a CDS encoding DUF2480 family protein encodes MEGEIVNKVANSALKVFDLEDMYPTNPRMEVDIAQWLYEGFVLREKDFRAALKEIDWSIYQDAYVGLYCSTDAILPGWAYMLLTSYLQPVAKRVFLGDKHHLENSIYQELLFAIDYSQYQDLPVIIKGCSKKEIPEEAYVLATQLMMNTARSVMFGEACSAVPVYKRLAKK; translated from the coding sequence ATGGAAGGAGAAATTGTAAATAAAGTTGCCAATAGTGCATTGAAAGTCTTTGATTTGGAGGATATGTATCCAACCAACCCAAGGATGGAAGTGGATATTGCTCAGTGGTTATATGAAGGCTTTGTTTTACGAGAGAAAGACTTCAGAGCGGCTCTAAAAGAGATTGATTGGTCAATCTATCAAGATGCTTACGTTGGTTTATATTGCTCAACAGATGCGATATTACCAGGTTGGGCGTATATGCTTTTAACGAGTTATTTACAACCAGTTGCAAAACGCGTTTTCTTGGGAGATAAACACCATTTAGAAAATTCGATTTATCAAGAGTTGTTATTTGCGATAGATTACAGCCAATATCAGGACCTGCCTGTGATTATCAAGGGTTGCTCAAAGAAAGAGATTCCAGAGGAAGCGTACGTACTAGCAACACAATTGATGATGAATACAGCGCGATCGGTCATGTTTGGTGAAGCTTGTTCAGCTGTACCCGTTTACAAACGTTTAGCAAAAAAGTAA
- a CDS encoding DUF3078 domain-containing protein, translated as MKKFLLSIAAVFMLYSAQAQEAEGTEVQKNWTSKGNFALIANQSSFSNWQAGGDNNLAGNVNLNYDLNYKKDDWTWDNKFQVSYGLTKLKGEKEKKTDDRLEITSLLGKQMTNKWYYSLFMNFKTQMDSGWDKDGNKNTHFMSPAYLQIGPGLLWKHDDNLKVNIAPATSRFIMVHKHFTEFGDAFGVEKGKTMEYQLGMAVNGYYKFNPMENVSIENILNLYSNYLEKPENVVLDYQLNVVLKVNKYLSTNLTFQAIYDDKAYQGFQLREMIGLGVNYTF; from the coding sequence ATGAAAAAATTTTTGCTTAGCATTGCTGCTGTGTTTATGTTGTATTCCGCACAAGCTCAGGAAGCTGAAGGTACTGAAGTGCAAAAAAATTGGACTTCAAAAGGGAATTTTGCTCTTATTGCAAATCAGTCTAGTTTTTCAAATTGGCAAGCAGGTGGGGACAATAACCTTGCTGGAAATGTAAACTTGAATTACGATTTGAATTACAAGAAAGACGATTGGACTTGGGACAATAAGTTTCAAGTTAGTTATGGTCTAACGAAGTTAAAAGGGGAAAAAGAAAAGAAAACGGATGACCGTTTAGAAATTACCTCTTTACTTGGTAAGCAAATGACAAACAAGTGGTATTATTCATTATTCATGAACTTTAAAACACAGATGGATTCTGGTTGGGATAAAGACGGGAATAAGAATACACACTTTATGTCACCTGCTTATTTACAAATAGGACCTGGTTTATTGTGGAAACACGATGACAACCTAAAAGTAAACATTGCACCAGCAACTTCTCGTTTTATCATGGTTCACAAGCATTTTACTGAATTTGGTGATGCTTTTGGGGTGGAAAAAGGTAAAACAATGGAGTACCAACTGGGTATGGCAGTTAATGGATACTACAAATTTAACCCAATGGAAAATGTTTCTATTGAGAACATCTTAAACCTGTATTCTAACTACTTAGAAAAACCAGAAAATGTGGTATTAGATTATCAATTGAATGTTGTTTTGAAAGTGAATAAGTATTTATCTACAAACTTGACTTTCCAAGCAATTTACGATGATAAAGCATACCAAGGTTTCCAGTTAAGAGAAATGATTGGTTTAGGAGTAAACTATACGTTTTAA
- the asnA gene encoding aspartate--ammonia ligase: protein MRKKEILQTEKSIALIKQTFAAKLSEALNLYPISSPMLVHEGTGINDDLNGVEKAVSFPVKFLSTNAVIVHSLAKWKRIRLQELELPLYEGILTDMRAIRADEDYSPIHSIYVDQWDWELRIAPHNRCLSYLKAIVRHIYQALRETEAMVWQELQIEPMLPEAISFIQAEQLLQLYPTLSPKEREQAIVKEHKAVFIVGVGHPLSNGVPHDSRASDYDDWSTATEDGYRGLNGDLLVWHPVLEQAVELSSMGIRVDQATLLHQLALTQTSSRMNLLYHQLVIQDQVPLSIGGGIGQSRLCMFLLRKQHIGEVQVSLWPTEVRAQATQQQIYLL, encoded by the coding sequence ATGCGTAAAAAAGAAATTTTACAGACCGAGAAATCCATTGCCTTAATTAAACAAACCTTTGCTGCAAAACTAAGCGAAGCACTAAATTTGTATCCCATTTCATCTCCTATGCTTGTCCATGAGGGGACAGGGATTAATGATGACTTAAATGGTGTTGAAAAAGCAGTTTCTTTTCCTGTAAAATTTTTATCTACTAATGCTGTAATTGTACACTCTTTAGCCAAATGGAAAAGAATTCGCTTGCAAGAGCTTGAGTTACCGCTTTATGAGGGGATTCTAACGGATATGCGTGCCATCCGTGCCGATGAAGATTACAGTCCTATTCACTCTATTTATGTAGATCAATGGGATTGGGAATTGAGAATAGCTCCGCACAACCGTTGTTTAAGCTATTTAAAAGCCATTGTACGCCATATTTACCAAGCGCTAAGGGAAACTGAGGCTATGGTCTGGCAAGAGCTTCAGATTGAGCCTATGCTTCCCGAAGCGATTTCCTTTATCCAAGCAGAACAACTCTTGCAACTCTACCCGACATTAAGTCCAAAAGAAAGAGAACAAGCCATCGTCAAAGAACACAAAGCTGTTTTCATTGTGGGTGTAGGCCATCCATTATCTAATGGAGTTCCTCACGATAGTCGAGCTTCCGATTACGATGATTGGAGTACGGCTACAGAAGATGGCTACCGAGGATTGAATGGTGATTTGCTCGTTTGGCATCCCGTTTTAGAACAAGCTGTTGAATTGAGCTCGATGGGAATACGCGTGGATCAGGCCACTTTGCTACACCAATTAGCGCTCACTCAAACCAGTAGCAGAATGAACTTGTTGTATCATCAATTGGTCATACAAGATCAAGTTCCTTTGAGTATTGGTGGTGGAATTGGTCAATCGCGACTTTGTATGTTTTTATTGCGCAAACAACACATTGGCGAAGTCCAAGTCAGTTTATGGCCTACTGAAGTTAGAGCCCAAGCTACGCAACAACAGATTTACTTATTGTAA
- the hflX gene encoding GTPase HflX: MIEREEINFERSVIVGIINRDQDEAKLNEYLDELEFLTITAGGEVHKRFSQKLDQPNAKTFLGTGKMEEIKSYIVEHDIHTVIFDDELSPGQQKNITRILDCKVLDRTNLILDIFAQRAQTSYARTQVELAQFQYLLPRLSGMWTHLERQRGGIGMRGPGETEIETDRRIVRDRITLLREKLKVIDKQMASQRSNRGAMVRVALVGYTNVGKSTLMNAIGKSEVFVENKLFATLDTTVRKIVIGNLPFLLSDTVGFIRKLPTQLVESFKSTLDEVREADLLLHVVDISHHDFEDHIASVNDILKDIKSDDKPTIMVFNKIDAYHPEVIAEDDLMTERTSRHYSIEEWKKTWMNKVGVDNAIFISATNKENFEEFRKKVYETVRQIHITRFPYNNFLYPDFDHLIENEEDKI, encoded by the coding sequence ATGATTGAAAGAGAAGAAATAAATTTTGAAAGATCTGTTATTGTAGGTATTATCAATAGAGATCAAGATGAAGCGAAGTTGAATGAGTACTTGGATGAGTTAGAGTTTTTAACTATTACGGCAGGTGGAGAAGTACACAAGCGTTTTAGTCAAAAATTAGATCAGCCCAATGCGAAGACTTTCTTGGGAACGGGAAAAATGGAGGAGATCAAATCATATATTGTCGAACACGATATTCACACGGTCATATTTGATGATGAACTTTCACCAGGTCAGCAAAAGAACATTACTAGAATACTCGACTGTAAGGTCTTAGACCGAACCAACTTAATTTTAGACATTTTCGCTCAACGCGCACAGACTTCCTATGCGAGAACGCAAGTAGAGCTCGCTCAATTTCAATACTTACTTCCTCGTTTATCGGGAATGTGGACCCACTTGGAAAGACAGCGTGGAGGTATTGGGATGCGTGGTCCTGGAGAGACAGAAATTGAGACAGATAGACGTATCGTTCGCGATAGAATTACCTTGTTGCGTGAAAAATTAAAAGTAATTGACAAGCAAATGGCTTCTCAACGTAGTAATCGTGGAGCTATGGTTCGCGTGGCACTTGTTGGGTACACCAACGTGGGTAAATCGACGTTAATGAATGCCATTGGAAAAAGTGAAGTTTTCGTTGAGAATAAACTATTTGCGACTTTAGATACCACCGTTCGAAAAATTGTTATTGGCAATTTGCCTTTCCTTCTTTCTGATACTGTTGGATTTATTCGCAAACTTCCAACGCAATTAGTTGAGTCGTTTAAAAGTACATTAGATGAGGTTAGAGAAGCAGATTTACTCTTGCATGTAGTAGATATTTCTCACCATGATTTCGAAGATCACATTGCCTCAGTCAATGATATTCTAAAAGACATCAAAAGTGATGATAAGCCAACCATCATGGTATTTAATAAAATTGATGCCTACCATCCCGAAGTGATTGCAGAAGATGATTTAATGACAGAACGCACCTCTCGTCACTATTCAATTGAGGAATGGAAAAAAACATGGATGAACAAAGTGGGTGTAGATAATGCCATTTTCATCTCAGCGACCAACAAGGAAAACTTTGAGGAGTTTAGAAAAAAAGTGTATGAGACCGTTCGTCAAATTCACATCACTCGATTCCCTTACAACAATTTCTTGTATCCTGATTTCGATCATTTAATTGAAAATGAAGAAGATAAAATTTAA